A window from Telopea speciosissima isolate NSW1024214 ecotype Mountain lineage chromosome 8, Tspe_v1, whole genome shotgun sequence encodes these proteins:
- the LOC122670802 gene encoding uncharacterized protein LOC122670802 — protein sequence MASCDDDFNLLSDDNQTTPHPHHHHHQHNLHHPHPSFVPHRFTTAAAKPIPIHPPSHPLNNLRPTNAAGTGGISPKKVAGAAANAAGDEDDTDAYSDAAFCSQADPKCPPPFHDVNPNCFVPEDDPNPFAAEEESDPNKAQPGNVRIDKRKDRDELSDGGTPYSYRKSKAGGGSGSATGTSGGGDYRKDREEWSDSAIGCLLDAYSEKFVQLNRGNLRGRDWEEVSSIVSDRCEKQKSYKSVEQCKNKVDNLKKRYKVERHRMTSGGMTVSHWPWFKKMEQIVGNSASSRALSDEDKSMGASSSMLKQNKRYGISAPSPGSLPNTMKSKSLTNPRWRRVVFKISGAALAGTGPQNIEPKVTMLIAREVAVASRLGVQVAIVVGGRNFFCGDTWVAATGLDRSTAYQIGMMATVMNSILLQSALEKMGVQTRVQTVFQIPEVAEPYSRKRAVRHLEKGRVVIFGGIGAGMGNPLFTTDTAAALRASEINAEAILKGTNVEGVFDSRSNANVNFEHISFREFVTRGVSSMDMMAVTFCEENGIPVVVFNLNEPGNISRALCGDQVGTLIDQAGRIS from the exons atggCCTCCTGCGACGACGATTTCAACCTTCTCAGTGACGATAACCAGACAACGCCTCaccctcaccaccaccaccaccaacacaaCCTTCATCACCCCCACCCATCATTCGTTCCTCATCGATTTACAACTGCTGCTGCTAAGCCCATTCCTATCCACCCTCCTTCTCATCCTCTCAACAACCTTCGTCCCACCAATGCCGCCGGAACCGGCGGCATAAGTCCTAAGAAGGTAGCTGGAGCCGCCGCTAATGCCGCCGGAGATGAAGACGATACAGACGCATACAGCGACGCTGCCTTCTGCTCCCAGGCTGACCCCAAGTGCCCTCCCCCTTTTCACGATGTTAACCCTAATTGTTTTGTTCCCGAAGACGATCCCAATCCCTTCGCTGCGGAGGAGGAGTCAGACCCTAACAAAGCTCAACCTGGTAATGTTCGTATCGATAAGCGTAAGGATCGTGACGAACTTAGCGATGGAGGTACCCCTTACAGCTACAGGAAGTCCAAGGCTGGTGGTGGTTCTGGTTCCGCTACGGGTACCTCTGGTGGGGGTGATTATAGGAAGGATCGTGAGGAGTGGAGTGATTCTGCGATTGGTTGTCTTCTCGACGCGTATTCGGAGAAGTTTGTTCAGCTGAATCGGGGGAATCTGAGAGGGAGAGACTGGGAGGAGGTGTCGTCGATTGTGAGCGATAGGTGTGAGAAACAAAAGTCTTATAAGAGTGTGGAGCAGTGTAAGAATAAGGTGGATAATTTGAAGAAGAGATATAAGGTTGAAAGGCATCGGATGACTAGTGGTGGTATGACGGTTAGTCACTGGCCTTGGTTTAAGAAGATGGAGCAGATTGTTGGGAACTCTGCCTCGTCCAGGGCTTTGTCTGATGAAGACAAGTCCATGGGGGCCTCTTCTAGTATGCTTAAGCAAAACAAGAg ATATGGAATTTCGGCGCCTAGCCCAGGTAGCTTGCCAAATACCATGAAGTCCAAATCATTGACAAATCCTAGATGGCGGAGAGTGGTTTTTAAAATTAGTGGTGCTGCATTAGCTGGGACTGGCCCTCAGAATATTGAACCAAAG GTGACCATGCTGATTGCTAGAGAAGTTGCAGTGGCTTCCCGCCTTGGAGTGCAG GTTGCAATTGTTGTTGGGGGTCGTAATTTCTTTTGTGGAGACACATGGGTAGCTGCAACTGGTCTTGATAGATCTACGGCATACCAGATAGG GATGATGGCGACTGTAATGAACTCAATTTTGCTTCAGTCAGCTTTAGAGAAGATGGGTGTTCAGACTCGTGTACAAACAGTATTTCAGATTCCAGAGGTTGCTGAACCATACAGCAGGAAACGGGCTGTTCGGCATCTTGAAAAAGGAAGAGTTGTTATATTTGGTGGTATTGGGGCAGGCATGGGAAATCCTCTCTTCACAACAGATACAGCAGCAGCTTTAAGAGCATCAGAGA TAAATGCGGAAGCAATTCTCAAAGGTACCAATGTTGAGGGTGTCTTTGACTCTAGAAGCAACGCCAATGTTAATTTTGAGCACATTTCTTTTCGGGAATTTGTCACCAGAGGTGTTTCCTCCATGGACATGATGGCAGTAACATTCTGTGAGGAGAATGGAATCCCTG TCGTCGTCTTCAATCTAAATGAGCCTGGGAATATTTCTAGAGCATTATGTGGAGACCAAGTCGGTACCCTGATTGATCAAGCAGGAAGGATCAGCTGA
- the LOC122670801 gene encoding leucine-rich repeat receptor-like protein kinase PXC1: MGAPALAFLPVFFASFVFLFSSLSFSAALITNNDTEALFRFRTEADAHGNLLSNWTSSDACTSLWHGVRCSAAGRVVSLSLPFLDLRGPIDSLSSLDQLRLLDLHGNRLNGSILSITNCSNLKLLYLSNNDFSGEIPADIASLKRLLRLDLSDNNLRGPIPASISNLTRLLTLRLQNNLFSGQLPDLSFSLPLLKELNVSNNELFGRLPIGLQRKFGLRSFAGNAGLCGSSPLPVCSFTDASPPASASSSPDQTVVPSNPSSMPTTILTDPTRKEEPRKGLRTGAVVGIVVAICVVVLVIVSFVVAHCCKRCPGDNNSSSKAGSDYSRSKKSFTGEKKVYANNGGSGGGGDSDETTATDRSKLVFFDRRKQFELEDLLRASAEMLGKGSLGTVYKAVLEDGCTAAVKRLKDANPCAKKEFEQYMDLIGKLKHLNIVRLRAYYYAKEEKLLVYDYLPNGSLHYLLHGNRGPGRIPLDWTTRISLVLGAARGLARIHEEYNVSKIPHGNVKSSNVLLDKNGVACISDFGLSLLLNPVHATARLGGYRAPEQAETKRLSQKADVYSFGVLLLEVLTGRAPTQYPSPTRPRGEEEDQGLDLPTWVRSVVRDEWTAEVFDPELLRYKNIEEEMVAMLQVAMACVVPQPEKRPTMTEVAKMIEDIGVEQSPLGDDLDESRNSLSPSLATTEDAMAAY, translated from the exons ATGGGGGCTCCTGCCCTCGCCTTCCTTCCTGTCTTCTTCGCTagctttgtttttctcttctcatcCCTTTCTTTCTCAGCTGCTCTAATCACCAACAATGACACCGAGGCTCTCTTCAGATTCCGCACCGAAGCCGACGCCCACGGCAACCTTCTTAGCAACTGGACATCCAGCGACGCCTGCACGTCCTTATGGCACGGTGTCCGCTGCAGTGCAGCAGGCAGAGTcgtctccctctccctcccatTCTTAGACCTCCGAGGCCCCATCgactccctctcttctcttgaCCAACTCCGCCTCCTCGATCTCCACGGCAACCGTCTCAACGGTTCCATTCTCTCCATCACCAATTGCTCCAACCTCAAGCTCCTGTACCTCTCCAACAATGACTTCTCTGGCGAAATCCCCGCCGACATTGCGTCCCTAAAGCGTCTCCTGAGACTCGACCTTTCCGACAACAATCTCCGCGGGCCCATTCCTGCTTCCATCTCCAACCTCACCCGTCTCCTCACTCTGCGTCTCCAAAACAATCTCTTCTCTGGCCAACTCCCTgatctctccttttctcttcccttGCTCAAGGAGCTTAATGTATCAAACAACGAGTTGTTTGGTAGACTTCCGATTGGGTTACAGAGAAAATTTGGTTTGCGAAGCTTTGCAGGCAATGCAGGGCTATGTGGGTCTAGCCCATTACCTGTTTGCTCCTTCACAGATGCTTCTCCTCCGGCTTCAGCGTCATCGTCGCCGGATCAGACGGTGGTGCCCTCGAACCCCAGCTCCATGCCTACAACTATCTTGACCGATCCGacaagaaaggaagaaccgcGGAAGGGGCTCAGAACAGGCGCCGTTGTTGGGATTGTGGTGGCGATTTGCGTGGTTGTACTAGTCATTGTGTCCTTTGTAGTCGCTCATTGCTGCAAGAGATGCCCTGGAGATAACAATTCAAGCTCCAAAGCGGGTAGTGACTACTCGAGGAGCAAGAAGAGCTTCACGGGTGAAAAGAAGGTTTATGCCAAcaatggtggtagtggtggtggtggagatagTGATGAAACAACGGCGACCGATCGGAGTAAGTTGGTGTTTTTTGACAGGAGAAAACAGTTTGAGCTGGAGGATCTGCTCAGGGCCTCTGCGGAGATGTTGGGGAAAGGAAGCTTGGGGACTGTATACAAGGCTGTGCTAGAAGATGGGTGCACAGCGGCTGTGAAGAGGCTCAAAGACGCCAACCCTTGTGCTAAGAAGGAGTTTGAGCAGTACATGGATTTGATTGGAAAACTCAAACACCTCAATATTGTTCGTCTCAGAGCATACTACTATGCCAAGGAGGAGAAGCTTCTCGTCTACGACTATCTCCCCAATGGGAGCTTGCATTATCTTCTCCATG GAAATCGAGGCCCGGGAAGAATTCCACTGGACTGGACGACGAGAATCAGCTTGGTATTAGGAGCTGCTCGTGGGCTCGCTCGAATTCATGAGGAATACAATGTGTCTAAGATTCCCCACGGGAATGTGAAATCGTCGAACGTGCTCTTGGACAAGAACGGCGTGGCTTGCATCTCTGATTTTGGGTTGTCGCTGCTTCTGAATCCAGTACATGCCACGGCGAGATTGGGAGGTTACAGGGCTCCAGAGCAGGCAGAGACGAAGAGACTCTCTCAGAAGGCCGATGTGTACAGTTTCGGAGTGTTGTTGTTAGAGGTGCTGACTGGTAGAGCTCCAACTCAGTATCCATCGCCGACTCGTCCaagaggggaggaagaagacCAAGGTTTGGATCTGCCGACATGGGTGAGATCTGTTGTGAGGGATGAGTGGACGGCAGAGGTGTTTGATCCAGAGCTGCTGAGGTACAAGAACATCGAGGAGGAGATGGTGGCCATGCTTCAAGTGGCAATGGCCTGCGTGGTGCCGCAACCAGAGAAGAGGCCTACAATGACTGAGGTGGCTAAGATGATAGAGGATATCGGGGTGGAGCAGTCTCCACTGGGAGATGATTTGGACGAATCCCGCAATTCCCTATCGCCTTCACTTGCCACCACTGAAGACGCCATGGCCGCCTACTGA